One genomic region from Ochotona princeps isolate mOchPri1 chromosome 5, mOchPri1.hap1, whole genome shotgun sequence encodes:
- the CNPPD1 gene encoding protein CNPPD1, with amino-acid sequence MDLAGLLLDEEGTFSLTGFQDFTFLPGHQKLSARIRRRLYYGWDWETDCSLEELSSPVADIAVELLQKAAPSPVRRLQKKYVAHVSREACISPCAMMLALVYIERLRHRNPDYLQHVSSSDLFLISMMVASKYLYDEGEEEEVFNDEWGAAGGVAVSTLNALERSFLRAMDWRLYTDPREIFEVLSWLEGCVAEQQGRRRGWYTYTDLCVLLEQPTWQLALGSLCQRLVKLSCLLAMAYVSSVALAVASVAVMHQSLVLSCSPAPGPPNLGLTSRCLLEPCTPSPLPQCLPPPSNISNCLGGDMGLCFLWGSLLAPLAPPPLPPPEPPAPPTVLYNCLLCQKLQRDSPVCQACHHPNHTLATRPLITGYHAPGPALAWPWSPEPPPLAQSQQCSLYSVMELSRLKSFIFPG; translated from the exons ATGGACCTGGCCGGACTTCTCCTGGATGAGGAAGGCACCTTCTCCCTTACCGGCTTCCAAGACTTCACG TTCCTCCCTGGACACCAGAAGCTGAGTGCCAGGATTCGAAGGAGACTCTattatggctgggactgggagacCGACTGCAGCCTGGAGGAGCTCTCCAGCCCCGTGGCAG ACATTGCGGTGGAGCTGCTCCAGAAGGCAGCCCCTAGCCCTGTTCGCCGACTCCAGAAGAAATATGTGGCTCATGTGTCACG GGAGGCTTGCATCTCCCCatgtgccatgatgctggccctggTGTACATCGAGCGCCTCCGGCACCGAAACCCAGACTACCTGCAACACGTGTCATCCTCCGACTTGTTCCTGATCTCCATG ATGGTGGCCAGTAAGTACCTCTATGACGAaggcgaggaggaggaggtctTCAATGATGaatggggagctgctgggggtgtGGCAGTATCCACTCTGAATGCCCTGGAGCGGAGCTTCCTGCGTGCCATG GACTGGCGTCTCTACACAGATCCCCGGGAGATCTTTGAGGTGCTGAGCTGGCTGGAGGGCTG tgtggcTGAGCAGCAGGGACGGCGGCGGGGCTGGTACACCTACACAgacctgtgtgtgctgctggAGCAGCCAACCTGGCAGCTAGCCCTGGGCTCCCTCTGCCAGCGGCTGGTAAAG CTGTCCTGCTTGTTGGCAATGGCATACGTGAGCAGTGTGGCCTTGGCCGTGGCATCAGTGGCGGTCATGCACCAGTCCTTAGTACTGTCTTGCAGCCCTGCACCTGGTCCTCCCAACCTTGGATTGACCTCCAGGTGCCTTTTGGAGCCCTGTACTCCTTCTCCTTTGCCGCAGTGCCTACCGCCTCCTTCTAACATCTCCAACTGCCTCGGAGGTGACATGGGACTGTGTTTTCTCTGGGGCAGTCTTCTGGCCCCCCTGGCTCCTCCTCCGCTGCCTCCCCCAGaacctcctgcccctcccactgTTCTTTATAACTGCCTCCTTTGCCAGAAGCTCCAGAGAGACTCCCCAGTTTGCCAGGCCTGCCACCATCCCAATCACACGCTTGCCACCAGACCTCTGATCACTGGGTACCatgcgcctggcccagccctggcctggccctggagcccagaacctccaccacttgcccagtcccagcagtGTTCATTGTACAGTGTCATGGAGCTGTCCCGCCTCAAGTCTTTTATTTTTCCAGGCTAG
- the RETREG2 gene encoding reticulophagy regulator 2 isoform X1 yields MASGGGGGNTGAVGVQGLGLSLGLGLGLSLGMGEAPGEAEEEAATAEAVGRLATALWLRLRGWEAVLAAAQRLLVWEKPLHSLVTAAALNGLFWLLSSSSLRPFFLLSVSLLAYFLLDLWQPRVLPEVAASSPEEPHSDSEGAGSGARPHLLSVPELCRYLAESWLTFQIHLQELLQYKRQNPAQFCARVCSGCAVLAVLGHYVPGIMISYIVLLSILLWPLVVYHELIQRMYTRLEPLLMQLDYSMKAEADALHHKHDKRKRQGKCTPPGGDEPLAETESESEAELAGFPPVVDVKKTALALAITDSELSDEEASILESGGFSVSRATTPQLTDVSEDLDQQSLPSEPEEALSRELGEGEGEEAELAPPEVVLGTPQTLSRQALDSEEEEEEEDMATQETLLRLSSPLHFVNTHFNGAGSSSGAGPCSSGGPVETLIPKAVSGDLTDAPSTLSPPLGLAASNLVPSPSMLPPPCQDFPQTLPAPEEEEALTTEDFELLDQGELEQLTTEPGLGPETPPEPPDAPPPLSAGLDARSLVQSDQEAQAGAEP; encoded by the exons ATGGCGAGCGGAGGCGGAGGTGGTAACACCGGCGCGGTGGGAGTCCAGGGGCTGGGCCTGAGCCTCGGCCTGGGCCTGGGTCTAAGCCTTGGCATGGGGGAGGCCCCTGGCGAGGCGGAGGAGGAGGCTGCCACGGCCGAGGCGGTAGGACGCCTAGCTACGGCGCTGTGGCTGCGGCTCCGGGGCTGGGAAGCGGTGCTGGCGGCGGCGCAGCGACTGCTGGTGTGGGAGAAGCCGCTGCACAGCCTGGTCACTGCGGCGGCGCTCAACGGCCTCTTCTG GTTGCTGTCTTCGTCGTCCCTCCGGCCCTTTTTCCTGCTCAGCGTCTCACTTTTGGCCTATTTTCTCCTGGATCTTTGGCAGCCACGCGTTCTCCCCGAGGTTGCAG catCCTCCCCAGAAGAGCCACACTCTGACAG TGAGGGTGCGGGGTCAGGCGCCCGGCCTCACCTGCTGAGTGTGCCCGAGTTGTGCAGATACCTGGCTGAGAGCTGGCTCACCTTCCAGATTCACCTACAGGAGCTGCTGCAGTACAAGAGGCAGAATCCAGCTCAG TTCTGTGCTCGAGTCTGCTCTGGCTGTGCCGTGCTGGCCGTGCTGGGACACTATGTGCCCGGGATCATGATTTCCTACATTGTCT TGCTAAGTATCCTGCTGTGGCCCCTGGTGGTATATCATGAGCTGATCCAGAGAATGTATACTCGCCTTGAGCCCCTGCTCATGCAGCTGGACTACAGCATGAAGGCAGAAGCTGATGCCCTGCACCACAAACACGACAAGAGGA AGCGCCAGGGGAAGTGCACTCCCCCAGGAGGTGATGAGCCACTGGCAGAGACCGAGAGCGAAAGTGAGGCAGAGCTGGCTGGCTTCCCCCCAGTG GTGGATGTGAAGAAAACAGCACTGGCCTTGGCCATTACAGACTCAGAGCTTTCGGATGAAGAGGCTTCTATCTTGGAGAGTGGCGGTTTCTCCGTGTCCCGGGCAACAACTCCACAGCTGACCGATGTCTCCGAAG ATTTGGACCAACAGAGCCTGCCAAGTGAGCCAGAGGAGGCCCTGAGCCGGGAGctaggagagggagaaggagaagaagcagAGCTGGCCCCTCCGGAAGTTGTGCTGGGCACCCCCCAGACCCTCTCGAGGCAAGCCCTGgactcagaggaggaggaggaggaggaagacatgGCCACCCAAGAAACCCTGCTCCGGCTTTCATCCCCCCTCCACTTTGTGAACACGCACTTCAATGGGGCAGGGTCTTCCTCAGGTGCGGGGCCGTGCTCCTCTGGAGGACCAGTGGAGACGCTGATCCCCAAGGCAGTGAGTGGTGACCTCACTGATGCACCCAGCACCCTGTCACCCCCACTTGGCCTTGCTGCAAGCAACCTGGTCCCATCCCCTTCCATGCTCCCCCCTCCTTGCCAGGACTTCCCCCAGACCCTGCCAGCCCCTGAGGAAGAAGAGGCACTCACCACTGAGGACTTTGAGTTGCTGGATCagggggagctggagcagctgaccACGGAGCCGGGCTTGGGGCCAGAGACACCCCCAGAGCCCCCGGATGCTCCTCCTCCTCTATCAGCAGGGCTGGATGCCCGTTCTCTGGTACAGTCAGACCAAGAGGCCCAGGCTGGGGCAGAGCCATGA
- the RETREG2 gene encoding reticulophagy regulator 2 isoform X2: MISYIVLLSILLWPLVVYHELIQRMYTRLEPLLMQLDYSMKAEADALHHKHDKRKRQGKCTPPGGDEPLAETESESEAELAGFPPVVDVKKTALALAITDSELSDEEASILESGGFSVSRATTPQLTDVSEDLDQQSLPSEPEEALSRELGEGEGEEAELAPPEVVLGTPQTLSRQALDSEEEEEEEDMATQETLLRLSSPLHFVNTHFNGAGSSSGAGPCSSGGPVETLIPKAVSGDLTDAPSTLSPPLGLAASNLVPSPSMLPPPCQDFPQTLPAPEEEEALTTEDFELLDQGELEQLTTEPGLGPETPPEPPDAPPPLSAGLDARSLVQSDQEAQAGAEP; encoded by the exons ATGATTTCCTACATTGTCT TGCTAAGTATCCTGCTGTGGCCCCTGGTGGTATATCATGAGCTGATCCAGAGAATGTATACTCGCCTTGAGCCCCTGCTCATGCAGCTGGACTACAGCATGAAGGCAGAAGCTGATGCCCTGCACCACAAACACGACAAGAGGA AGCGCCAGGGGAAGTGCACTCCCCCAGGAGGTGATGAGCCACTGGCAGAGACCGAGAGCGAAAGTGAGGCAGAGCTGGCTGGCTTCCCCCCAGTG GTGGATGTGAAGAAAACAGCACTGGCCTTGGCCATTACAGACTCAGAGCTTTCGGATGAAGAGGCTTCTATCTTGGAGAGTGGCGGTTTCTCCGTGTCCCGGGCAACAACTCCACAGCTGACCGATGTCTCCGAAG ATTTGGACCAACAGAGCCTGCCAAGTGAGCCAGAGGAGGCCCTGAGCCGGGAGctaggagagggagaaggagaagaagcagAGCTGGCCCCTCCGGAAGTTGTGCTGGGCACCCCCCAGACCCTCTCGAGGCAAGCCCTGgactcagaggaggaggaggaggaggaagacatgGCCACCCAAGAAACCCTGCTCCGGCTTTCATCCCCCCTCCACTTTGTGAACACGCACTTCAATGGGGCAGGGTCTTCCTCAGGTGCGGGGCCGTGCTCCTCTGGAGGACCAGTGGAGACGCTGATCCCCAAGGCAGTGAGTGGTGACCTCACTGATGCACCCAGCACCCTGTCACCCCCACTTGGCCTTGCTGCAAGCAACCTGGTCCCATCCCCTTCCATGCTCCCCCCTCCTTGCCAGGACTTCCCCCAGACCCTGCCAGCCCCTGAGGAAGAAGAGGCACTCACCACTGAGGACTTTGAGTTGCTGGATCagggggagctggagcagctgaccACGGAGCCGGGCTTGGGGCCAGAGACACCCCCAGAGCCCCCGGATGCTCCTCCTCCTCTATCAGCAGGGCTGGATGCCCGTTCTCTGGTACAGTCAGACCAAGAGGCCCAGGCTGGGGCAGAGCCATGA